From Sardina pilchardus chromosome 9, fSarPil1.1, whole genome shotgun sequence, a single genomic window includes:
- the cry4 gene encoding cryptochrome circadian regulator 4 produces MSHRTIHLFNKGLRLHDNPTLVAALESSSAVYPVFVLDRHFVERSTRIGPLRWRFILQSLEDLHRSLQRLGSRLHVLQGAHESVLRRLVARWGITQLSLDAEVEPHYKRLDEELRAMASELGLGVLSCVAHTLYDVKRIITANGGQPPLTYKKFLQVLSVLGEPDMPAREITEMDFRKCPMPSDEGGEEQYRVPSLSELGLEVDSEVLWPGGESHALERLERHFQSQGWVANFSKPRTIPNSLLPSTTGLSPYLSLGCLSVRTFYHRLSKIYAQSKNHSLPPVSLQGQVLWREFFYTVALATPNFTRMVGNPICLQIGWYEDPEALEKWKMAQTGFPWIDAIMTQLRQEGWIHHLARHAVACFLTRGDLWINWEEGMKLFEEFLLDADYSINAGNWMWLSASAFFHQYTRIFCPVRFGRRTDPDGHYLRKYLPVLKNFPSKYIYEPWNAPEDVQLQAGCIIGKDYPLPIVNHLDASQRNMALMKTVRTEQANTTELTRDMADDPMEVGVKRELSEDDAVAQGDETECKGGVSAGKKRCSSENEGRTCSWTPDAHRLQEISSEVM; encoded by the exons ATGTCTCACCGCACCATCCACCTTTTCAACAAAGGCTTGCGTCTCCATGACAACCCCACCCTGGTGGCGGCCTTGGAGTCGTCGTCGGCCGTGTACCCCGTGTTCGTGCTGGACCGCCACTTCGTGGAGAGGAGCACGCGCATCGGGCCGCTGCGCTGGCGCTTCATCTTGCAGAGCCTGGAGGACCTCCACCGCAGCCTGCAGAGGCTCGGCTCCCGTCTCCACGTCCTCCAGGGCGCCCACGAGAGCGTGCTGCGGCGCCTGGTGGCCCGGTGGGGCATCACCCAGCTCAGCCTCGACGCCGAGGTGGAGCCCCACTACAAGAGGCTGGACGAGGAGCTGCGCGCCATGGCCAGCGAGCTGGGTCTTGGGGTGCTCAGCTGTGTGGCACATACCCTGTATGATGTGAAGAG GATAATCACAGCTAATGGCGGGCAGCCACCACTGACCTATAAGAAGTTCCTCCAGGTCTTGTCCGTTCTGGGGGAGCCAGACATGCCTGCACGTGAAATCACAGAAATGGATTTCCG GAAGTGCCCTATGCCCAGCGATGAAGGGGGCGAAGAGCAGTACCGGGTGCCCTCCCTCTCTGAGCTCGGCTTGGAGGTGGACAGCGAGGTGCTGTGGCCGGGCGGGGAGAGCCATGCCCTGGAAAGGCTGGAGAGGCACTTCCAGAGTCAG GGCTGGGTGGCCAACTTCTCCAAGCCGCGCACCATCCCCAACTCCCTGCTGCCCAGCACCACCGGCCTCAGCCCCTACCTCAGCCTGGGCTGCCTCTCCGTACGCACCTTCTACCACAGACTCTCCAAGATCTATGCACAG TCGAAGAACCACTCCTTGCCTCCAGTATCACTGCAAGGCCAGGTGCTCTGGAGGGAGTTCTTCTACACTGTCGCCTTGGCCACCCCCAATTTCACGCGGATGGTGGGAAACCCCATCTGCCTGCAGATCGGCTGGTATGAAGACCCGGAAGCCTTAGAAAAGTGGAAAATG GCTCAAACGGGCTTCCCCTGGATCGACGCCATCATGACCCAGCTGCGGCAGGAGGGCTGGATCCACCACCTAGCCCGGCACGCTGTGGCCTGCTTCCTGACCCGAGGAGACCTGTGGATCAACTGGGAGGAGGGCATGAAG ttgtttgAGGAGTTCCTGCTGGATGCTGACTACAGTATAAACGCGGGAAACTGGATGTGGCTGTCTGCCAGTGCCTTTTTCCACCAGTACACACGCATCTTCTGCCCTGTCCGCTTTGGCCGACGGACTGACCCGGATGGACACTACCTCAG GAAGTACTTGCCTGTACTGAAAAACTTCCCATCTAAATACATCTATGAGCCTTGGAATGCTCCGGAAGATGTGCAGCTCCAGGCAGGATGCATCATTG GTAAGGACTACCCACTGCCCATTGTGAACCACCTGGATGCCAGCCAGAGGAACATGGCTCTGATGAAAACAGTGCGCACTGAACAAGCAAACACCACTGAGCTcaccagag ACATGGCAGATGATCCTATGGAGGTAGGGGTGAAGCGAGAGCTGTCGGAGGACGACGCCGTCGCCCAGGGAGACGAAACGGAATGTAAAGGCGGCGTCTCCGCGGGGAAGAAGCGCTGCAGCTCGGAGAACGAGGGCCGCACGTGCAGCTGGACCCCCGACGCCCACCGCCTGCAGGAGATCAGCAGCGAGGTCATGTAG